The Parafrankia discariae genomic interval GGTCTTCTTCGATCAGGCCTTCCTCGCCGACGAGGCCGTCCCCGGCGGCGTGGTGCTCGGGGAACCGGGCAACGGCTGGGCCGTGGCGATGGCCACGGCCGGCTCCGAACGAGGCCTGACCTTACGGTCACCGGGTCGGTTCCTGGCGACCGCGAACCGGTTGGCCGGCCTCCTGGCCGAACGCGGCGGAGGCGACGCCGTGTTGCGCCGTCGGGTGGCCGACGCGTGGATGAAGGCGGAGGCCTACCAGCTCCACACGCTGCGCGCGGTGACGTTTCTCGCGGCCGGCGAGCAGGCGGGACCCGAGGCCAGCCTGAGCAAGCTGTGGTGGAGCGAGCTCGACGTCGAGCTGCACGAGACGGCTCTCGACCTGCTCGGTCCCGACGCGGAGCGCGACGGCCCATGGAGCAGGGGCTGGCAGTTCTCGCTCTCGGGGCCGATCTACGCCGGTACCAACGAGGTCCAGCGGAACATCGCCGCGGAACGGCTCCTGGGATTGCCGCGCCGATGAGGTTCACACTGACCGCCGAACAGTCGGCGTTTCGCCACGCGGTGCACGACCTGCTGGCCAAGGAGTGCTCGATGTCGGTGGTGCGCGAGGCGTGGGAGGCCCCGCCCGGCCAGCTCGACCGGGGTGTCTGGAACCGTCTCGACGAGATGGGCGTGACGGCGATACTCGTCCCCGAGTCGCGCGCCGGTCTCGGCCTCGACGAGTGCGCGCTGGTTCCCGTCCTCGAGGAGACGGGCCGCTGCGCCCTGCCCCATCCGATCGTGGAGAGCGCGATGGTGGCGGCGCCGCTCGGCGTGTCCGGCCTGGTGGCCACCGACCTGGGCGGCGGCCTCGTCTCGTGCGCCGCCGACGCCGACCTTCTCCTGCTGCGCGCCGGTCCGGCGCTGCGCGCGTACCGGCCCGACGAGGTCGCGGTCACCGCCGTCACGACCGTCGACGGTGCCCGGCGCGCGGGAACGGTACGCCCCCTCGCGGCGGGCACACTCGTGACCGACGACCCCGCGGAGATCGCCACGGCCGGTCTTCGCGG includes:
- a CDS encoding acyl-CoA dehydrogenase family protein, whose amino-acid sequence is MRFTLTAEQSAFRHAVHDLLAKECSMSVVREAWEAPPGQLDRGVWNRLDEMGVTAILVPESRAGLGLDECALVPVLEETGRCALPHPIVESAMVAAPLGVSGLVATDLGGGLVSCAADADLLLLRAGPALRAYRPDEVAVTAVTTVDGARRAGTVRPLAAGTLVTDDPAEIATAGLRGTVGVAAQLVGLARRMLEITVAYVVERRQFGVPIGSFQAVKHHLANALVQIEFAAPAVSRAGHSLASRARTVARDVSMAKALAGDAAAVTGRAALQCHGAIGYTVEYDLQLLMKRAWALTRSWGDRAFHAEAVAAAITGRLDGADPASCVRAPGSPEEKR